A segment of the Trifolium pratense cultivar HEN17-A07 linkage group LG7, ARS_RC_1.1, whole genome shotgun sequence genome:
GGGTCGTGAGGGCGAACAGGGTGACGAGCAGGAAGATGGAtgcgaggagtagatgtccccatcctttctattgtaatttatttttgtctctttggatttttggggcctttgagccatgATTTGTAATattggaacaagtgggcttttgtccccgtcttttatttttatgacaattccgggcaggtgcccgttttatttatctatgcttGTTTATATCTGCTCGCATGTACGTTTACATTTTCTGCTCGCGTGTATGTTTCCtccttttttaacttagaaaattttgcggaaatttcgttgtttaaaatttcaatcggggagcctccccgtctttttaactaagaaaatttttatgaaattttgttaTCAATCTTGAGCCGGGGAGGTTCTCCTCCCCGTTTCTAACTTGGATAAAATTTCGCCTCTGAGATTTGGGCTGGGGAGGTTTTCTTCCCCGTTATTGGTATGACTGAAATTTCGTTGTTCGAACTGGAACCGGGGAGTGTCCCCTTCCTGTTTTGATCGTTCGAGCACGTCATGTGTTCGTTCGAGCCGGTTGATGTGTTCGTACGAGCACGTCGCTGTGCTCGTCCGAGCAAGTTAGTGTGTTCGTCCGGGCACGTTAGTGTCCCCGTCcgagcaagttggtgtgctaagttttgcctgttttgtatacttatcatatttttgcatgtatgaatgctgcgctcgttgttattttgccggggggtttcccctgcttgatactgagcatgttttattgagggtagtctcctctgttttgacttaaacagtttggggaactgtataagcacttagagttgtttctaagttacgcgaatacaagcacgctagtgtacccttcttcgcaacctgaacctcccatcgcgagctgggtgctaggtcgtggcacggggacgatgggctcgtttcgagagttatcctcgtctagcaggagttccatttcccttatggtgaattagttcccctgctatggtttttagatgagcacgtgtgccatggtgccctccgttgtttaaggtgctcgattcgttgtgttctgaagtgcAAGCAGCCTTTTagtgtggcaataacttagctgtaatattgtttcaatttctgggcattccaaggtcgaggaagtttctttcctcgaaggtcctcgagatagtatgcaccattttctgttttgtcaatgacgcggtatggtccttcccaattgggtgcaagtttgccatcctgggagtctgcgttgcgtcttaggacgaagctgcccacctcgaattcccttttgatgactttggtgtcatgacgggcagctattttctgcttcagggtggcctcCTTTAAAGAGGCtcctgttcgaatttcttcgacgaggtcaagctcctctcgaagtgcttcgtcattttgctcctcgtcaagaggctgctcagtccgacgagatggttccccaatctctacggggataactgcctccgttccatataccattcggaagggggtctCTCCAGTTGTGGAatgtggggttgttcgataggcccagagtacattgtcaagctcttcgacccatttctttttgttttggtcgagtcttcttcgtaaccctctcaggattactttattggctgcttcagcttgcccgttggtttgggggtgctcgaccgatgtgaagtgctgcttggtgcccagggcaacaaggaatgcttgaaaatctttgtctgtaaactgtgttccgttgtctgtgactaccacctgtggtattccgaatctagctagcacatttcttttgaagaagcgcaggactctgagtgatgtgatgtcggagaggggttcggcttccacccactttgtgaagtagtccactgctactattaggtagcgattttgataaagtcctttggtaaaaggaccaagtaagtccatgccccaccaggcgaagggccagggggaagataaagattttagttctcgagggggagctaagtgcatatccccatgcctttggcatttgtcacatttttttacgtggtctttggcgtcctgttgcatagtaggccaatagtaccctgctcgtagagctttcctggcaagtgaccttcctcccaggtgttgggcgttaatgccctcatggacttcgcgcaggatgtaatctgctgtgtcctcgtccacacattttaggagaggaatggaaaatcctctcctgtataattttccatcaaggatgacataggagcaggctcttcgtctgactacagttgcttgtttctggtcgtcagggagagttccgtgctcgaggaagttgtatactggagtcatccagcagtctttgtcgccaatgacgtttatgtccacaaccttgcttggtttttctatgcttggacgagggagtatctcttggatgacagatttgtttccgcccttcctttttgtgcttgccagcttggacaggatatctgcccttttgttatgctcgcggggaacatgtaatatttcaacagagttgaacttggtgatcttttcctttactagcactaggtattcagagaggttatcattcttggtctgatactctcctagcacctgtgaggcgaccagttgcgaatctgtgtagatttttatctccttggcttgcaagtcctcggccaaacgtagtccagcgaggaatgcttcatactctgcttggttgttcgaagttgggaaggatagtgctagggagacctcgattagtaagccattctcattttcaagaatgatgcctgcacctgctcctgtagcgcttgatgctccgtccacaaagattgtccacttatctgctccgtccactgtaggggaggagctcgtcatctctgcgacgaagtcagctaggacttgggcttttagagcttttctgctctcgtaacgaatgtcgaattctgagagttcgagggaccatttgagcatcctgcccgccatatctggtcgaccaagcaaagacttgattggttggtctgttcggaccacaattgtatgggccaagaaataatgtcttagtctccttgcagcataaactagtgcaagggctattttttcaatttgttggtaccttagttcaggaccctgcaaggctttgcttgtaaagtatactggtttctgcccttcgtttgtttcacgaataagagctgcacttacagcctctgaggcgacggaaaggtacaggtataatacctcctcgtcacttggtcgtgagaggacaggtggctctgataaggcctttttcagatgttggagagcttgctcgcattcatctgtccattcgaagactgcttctttctttagtagtttgaaaaaggggagtgcatgttgtgctgatttggatacaaatctggaaagcgatgttagcattccattaagagtttgtatggacttcttatcgctcggagtggggagctcggcaaaagctctgcacttgtcagggttggcttcaattcctcgctcggttaggtaaaaacccaggaatttacctgctcggaccccgaaggtgcacttctctgggttgaatctcatgttgtatctcctggcctgctcgaacacctttcgaaggtgcacgacatggtcgagttcctcgggggattttacgatcatgtcgtccatgtatacctcgagcatgtctcctatttgtcctcggaagactttgttcatcattcgctggtatgtagctcctgcatttttgagaccgaagggcattacgttgtagtaatagttgcccgactcggtcatgaaagctgttttttctctatctgctactgccattggaatttggttataacctgaataagcatccataaaagacaataatttaaagccagaagaattatcaacaagtctatcaatgcaaggtaagggataagagtctttagggcaagccctgttaagatcggtatagtcgcaacacatcctccactttccattagattttttgacgagtacaacgttggacagccaggttgtatacctggcctccgaaataaaatttgcctctaggaggtcttttacacatttttctgcagcctccgatttctcaggagactgcctacgcctacgttgtacaatgggaagtgcagtgggatcaatagtcagctggtgacatgctacgttggggtccaagccgggcatctcggaagcgtgccaggcgaacagatcagcattttctttcaagcaggcttcaagctgcttcctagcaagttcggggagtccggtcccaatcttcactgccctgctcgggtcttctccgaagggcatcagctcgaacTCGCCGTCTGGTactggacgacggtgctcttggcttgcctcgtcgtcttccttcttctccttgcggagcttcttctcgtctttgttttcctgtttggaaaagcggctgtcgaggtcaatggagctgatttctggcaagggcagggaggttgttgccttggacttcttTGACTCGGGGAGTTGCCCGATATACTCATTTCCTTTGGAGGAtgcattgaagactctccttgcagcttcaatgtctccatgcagtgtcgcaacttggcctttatgaGTATAGTACTTCATTTTGAGGTGGGCGGTTGAAgggacagccattaagtcagcaatagctgttcggcccaggatgcactggtagagagaagggcagtctactaccaggaatttcactttgatagtttttgcagtttcttcagagccaacggtgactagcaggtctacatagccccatggcttagttgttgctccattaaatccggagagatcagatccaaaataaggagtgaggtaggtttcatctagttgcagagtcttgaaaagttgggaatacatgatatcacaggagcttccttggtcgaccagtaccctgcggacgtccatgTTTGCCATGTCTactctgatgagcaggggtatctgggagtttgcagttccaccgggcagctcttccatgTAGAAGGCTAAGGGCTTTGATTGCCCTTTCGGTTTATCTAGAGTTGCGCTCAGGTTGGAggagccatctatcaattcttcaaattttctcttgatggaccccacagtctgtttgtcaaaacctccaccAGAGATAACCATAGCATGAgcaagtgcgtcccatttgCTCAGCGTGGGAGCAACATAGGtgtcgtccaagtagtcagggacaaAGAAGTCTTCAGTTCTAgagatggcaagggcaactggTTTGTGCCCGGATCtttctggtgcagcttcttcagtgttgctggtctcagcagcttctgcccggggagcattacccctcttcacgtattgtttgatttgcccatttctaatcaGAATTTCAATGGCGTCTTTAAGTTGTATGCAAtcgtcagtcagatggccgtaaCCTTTGTGATACTTGCAGTAcctgctcttgtcttggccaggctttgtgggttgttgtcttggaaatttaattcctgctttagtgaactcagctgagttgcactctttccaaatttcttcctgggatttgctaaggggagtatagttgctgaacgtgctaggaggtccacggggttccctaggcctttcgcctcttcgtcttcctcctcctcggctggactgttcagcattcgaacgaggagcaggttgactgtttcctgctcgcccataacggGCAGCGTCTGCAGCTTGTTGCTCTTCATATTGGATGTAGGGTTGAGATTTGAGAAGGAGGTCGCCAAAGGTGCGCGGTTTTTCGATGCCAACGGCTTTTGCAAAGTCAGAGTTTGGCCTAAGGCCCCTTTGGAGCAGGTATTTCTTCATgtcatcagttgtttctacctggacggcttccttgttgaacctctctatgaaactgcggagagattcattatcagcCTGGAAGATGGCGTCTAGGACTGCTTCAGTCTTtggttgcttgcgggaagcagtgaagtgcctgcGGAATTGGTCGGACAGGTCCATCCATGAGGTTATggagcgaggagctaggctgtggtaccaagccatagctccCTTTCTAAGAGTAGTTGGAAAtattctgcatctaattgctccgctgacccttaagaagttcagggtagcattgaCTGAAGCAATGTGCTCATCTGGGTCAGAAAGTCCATCATAAGCTGGGAGAGGAGGTGGTCGCTCAcatccctttggaacgggtgcttgaagtatgtcatgagataaagggcagcggggatcatcctcgtcactctcatgtgagtttaggggaggtgagccctcacgatcaggagttgggctcctggagaattggtcagtgtgatggctgcggcttgctggctgcccttgtttggtcatcaagctgagtccctggggagaatgacgacgaggaggtgttcggtccacaatttttcctttcttcacattcggagaagatataccctcgcggggaggggagacatggtctcttttTCTGCCAGGTTGCTCGATCCTCTCaagggcaggtcgtcgttgtcTGACAGTTTCCTGACGAGGAGGGGATGGAGAAGTAGGAGCTCTCCTCGGGGAAGAGTTATTCCTTGAGAATCGCTGGTTCCTTTCCAAGCGATCAAGTCTCATattctgctcgtccattcggcgattctggccctggagagcttcggtggtttgctttagggcagctatgagtgctgctagttcggcattggtaactgaagcagTGGACAAGTCGGTTTCTGCTGATCTGCCCTGCTCGGACTGAGGGCGCTTCcctgcctgcttctcagtcaagacgaccaGGTCGCCGtcctcagaagtccaggaagtttcctgcccgtctctagggtcagactcggggagggcctggaggtcagtgatgagaACAGGAGGCAGACGGGGAGAAGAaggaggagcagcgtcctcaacgtcattgCTGAAATGAGATGCactggccatgatgaaaaagtgattgattggttttgttctttggtttacttgctcgaaacaaagaaggggagaactcagatccccacagtcggcgccactgatcttaactgttgatcagaacaggtagaaggccagctggaagtccgttgagcaggtggtaggcagtaatccgagcagatgatccacgaaggggggggttgtacctgcaggtgctccgatgccaaagtcagatAAGGAATATAGGGAGCAAAGAGGTACTTAGAGAgaggttagagagagagagtaattgcaataatgaatagtgttctaccttgctctcccaagagggagagtatttatagcccccagctctgggccaaaggtcctcttagtgggctggactagccaaggcccattaagagggactgccaagatatcacccttagatagtgggtagagtagtaattttaccctatcttggtggagaggttgtgccatgctgacatggaggtggttgggcaagccatgtggactttgtgagggtctaggtggactagcattagtctagtccagaacagaaACATACcaagacactttttttttcttcaatatatACTAGCTATCATTCACTATATTTCATGTGGGTTTCACTAAATAATCactaaacataaataaatcCAAATTATTAAGTAAAACCCACAAAAATTTCATCATGTAGTGTAATCAAAGAGTATCACTAGCTACTTTATCTTCTAAAAACCATTCCCTTATAAAAAAtggatcaagaatatataacaACTTCTTTATAACCTCTCTTAAATTAATCACAACCCTGATTCTGTTTCTCTTGCATTAACTTCAACTTGTCTCTCATTATCACTGTTCCCTTGTGGAGTATTAGACTCATTGAGAGATTGTATTATGGTGAATGTGACAGGTCTCACATGTTTTTCTTCACAAACATTATGCAATGTCAAACGACATACAGGACATGTAGATTGTTTTCTTAGCCACATATCAATGCAAGAAAGATGAAAAGTGTGTCCACAATAAGGTATTATGCGCAatacttctttttctttataatcTCCTAAACATATCACACACCTGTAATTAAAAACCAAACTAAAATTATTAGTGTACTATattaatttagaaaataaaatttcttgGTAATATTTGTgctatattaaaatattttagctaaatttaaaatagttttgtTTATATCACATGAGATGAGGTTGCAAGACAAGACCCATAAGAAATGTGGTACGTACTCTTATTAAGTGTGGCAAAAAAATCAAGGCACGATAAATCAAGAATGTCTAGTTGAAGTTGATGTTATGAAAGTTTTTAGGAAAAATGGAGCgagtgaaaaaataaatagatttaTCTACAAGGTAGTACATATTCTAATTAATATGTCTATTATTGACtcttggagttttttttttattttaataattaaatgttGACTCTTGGAGTGATGCACTGACAGAAAAGGACTATAATCGAAAACTTTGGAGTATAAACCTCATGTAATAAGcgaaactttttatttttatttttttgtattttttattgagtTAGGTTTATGTCCTAGAGATTTTTGTGTATGTTTTTTCTTAAATGAATCTCTAGCttatagaaaaattataatatttaatgAACAATACTCACTCCGTTcaataatataagcaaaaaaaattactttttcatgtcccaaattataagtaaaaaaaactaacttttatcatttttaagatttacttttacttaattattcccatgaaattaataaaaactacatttaatttactctctcttgTTTTCTTTATAATCAATAATCGATCCAAATTCTTTTGTTAGTGAAGTGTTAGCTTAGTGGTAAGagtttgatattttaaatatcAAGAGACAAAGTTCAAATCTCTTCGAATATCCTTATCATTAGtgtcactttaattaattaaaaattatgtttctCAAAccttttttagaaaatataggAAAAGTTGTATTGATCAGCAATAATCAAAGTATAGGATATTTGGGGTTAGGCCCTCTTTTATTCCCCAAAAAAAGTTTATACTATTAGAATAACAATCTAGGTGTTGAATTAGATTGGAGAATAATAAAGAcagcataaataaataaaatatcggCTAAGATGTTCTTTAGGAAATGCCTATTTCAAAATAAGATTctagtaaataaataattgttaaaaTGATTACTATATGATATGCAAATTAGAGACAAGACTTAACTGTGTACATTGGATGGCACTGAAGGCTTCTTGGTTGAAATTTAAAGTGGGGATTGCAGCAACAAATGCAGGTTCAGGTTCATTAGCATGATATTCTGGCTATCaagtaaacaataaaaaaattaattattaggcAAAGTTAATACTTAATACTCAAGAAAcacatattaaatattaatcacTACTAACTACCAAAAGAAGTCTCATAAGATGGTTAGAACATGCAATTCATCTTGACAAGAAAAATTATATCAAGAAGCAAAagatatatactccctccgtcctaatATATAACCAAATATGGGTCAACATAAGTTAATATATCTCGTCCAAATTTTACACCAAATACATTAACCTTTCTTgtccaatttttgcttatatttaaaaactggaatatatatatacacacacacggTACATTCAAATTAACACAAAATATCCATTAATTACATTCTCCCATTGAAATTTTACACTAGACTAGATACtcaaacaaattttcatcatatatcctttttttttctttctcataggcaaaattacactgcagatcatttatcttttttttttttaacactttggtgctttatgttttttatgtaacactttagtccttttttttttttgtaacactatggtcctttattattttttatttgtaatatttaggtcatttattttttataaataaataagataaggaccaaaatattacaaaaaaaaggactaaagtgttacaaataaaaaagataaaggaccaaaatattacaaaaaaaatgataaaggaccaaagtgttacaaaaaaataagatagaCGACTTGCGGTGTAATTTTGTCCCTCAAATATCTCAAAAGTACAAAACTAAGAACAATAATccagaaataaataaaataaagtaacattttaattaattttaatccaTTGACTTACTATATATGTAATCATTGTTAACAAACAAAAAGTCAACTCATAGTAAGAATGATTAAGAAAAATaagtcaaaattaaaatttacccGTTCAATATCTGGTCTTGATTCAATCTCATATATAGTACGTGATCTCACATGCCTTTCTCTAAATCTTCCACAAATTATTCTTGCACATACAAATACAATGAAAGTTGCACTCATTCCAAATCCAATTATTGTACTAACCAAATTGCCACCTCCACCCATCATATCAAATTATACACCCCCACTTCACAAAACCAAAACACAAGAAGCTTAAACAAAGAaggagaaggagaagaagaaaaaacttcTAAGGTTAGtatgttattatatattaatataacaTAGCCCACAAGTTTCAAAGGATAAAGAAGATGATaa
Coding sequences within it:
- the LOC123899950 gene encoding RING-H2 finger protein ATL73-like — protein: MMGGGGNLVSTIIGFGMSATFIVFVCARIICGRFRERHVRSRTIYEIESRPDIERPEYHANEPEPAFVAAIPTLNFNQEAFSAIQCTQCVICLGDYKEKEVLRIIPYCGHTFHLSCIDMWLRKQSTCPVCRLTLHNVCEEKHVRPVTFTIIQSLNESNTPQGNSDNERQVEVNARETESGL